One window of the Eucalyptus grandis isolate ANBG69807.140 chromosome 6, ASM1654582v1, whole genome shotgun sequence genome contains the following:
- the LOC120294475 gene encoding receptor-like protein 43: MVEGRDEEGNVGVPIVVPVEDKVVDGMASRGGGGSSNSIEVSTLGSLNHSSPHKAESPSESNSNTLLQNLTKLRVLILDGLNMSGIDVSGLRNLSPSLQVLSLSSCNEELAGYLPESTWNSSLKVLDLSSTGFSGVLPESIGDLHSLEILWLYHCNFNGSIPSSIGNLTRLARLELSFNELSGQLRTSSMENLIIIDLNSNLIQGPFLPPSLPNLVLIFSLASNRVSGYIPGSICEMKGLQILDLSGNNFTGTIPQCLGNISDSLLLLDLQENGLFGTISLTFGKNAVLRSLHLNGNKFEGLLPRSVINCTQLEALVLSGNKLNDTFPRWLETLPSLRVLVLRSNRLHGSIGNPRTEFPFPQLRILDLSSNELTGPLPSTYFVNLKAMISTDQDGSKLRYMDQGYYQDSINVIDERT; the protein is encoded by the exons GGTCATCAAACAGCATTGAAGTATCCACGTTGGGTTCCCTCAATCATTCTTCTCCTCACAAAGCAGAAAGTCCATCAGAGTCGAATTCAAACACGCTGCTTCAAAATTTGACCAAGTTAAGAGTCCTCATCCTCGATGGGTTAAACATGTCTGGCATTGACGTGAGTGGCTTGAGGAATCTGTCTCCATCTCTGCAAGTCCTCAGCCTCAGTTCCT GCAACGAGGAGCTTGCGGGTTACTTACCCGAATCAACTTGGAATAGCTCTCTGAAGGTTTTGGACTTGTCCTCCACGGGCTTCTCTGGGGTATTACCAGAGTCCATTGGCGACCTTCATTCTCTGGAGATACTCTGGCTATACCATTGTAATTTCAATGGCTCCATTCCATCATCAATCGGTAACCTAACACGACTCGCCAGATTGGAACTCTCATTCAATGAGCTTAGTGGTCAG CTTCGAACAAGTTCCATGGAAAATCTTATAATCATCGACCTGAATTCAAACTTGATCCAAGGGCCATTTCTGCCACCATCACTCCCGAATTTGGTTCTCATCTTCTCGCTGGCTAGCAATCGAGTGAGTGGCTATATCCCTGGCTCTATTTGTGAAATGAAGGGCCTACAAATTCTTGACCTCTCTGGCAACAATTTCACTGGAACAATCCCTCAATGTCTAGGGAACATCAGCGACAGCCTTTTATTGTTGGATTTGCAAGAAAATGGACTTTTCGGCACTATCTCACTCACATTCGGCAAAAATGCTGTCCTGAGAAGTCTTCACCTCAATGGAAACAAATTTGAAGGCCTGTTGCCACGCTCTGTAATCAATTGCACGCAACTTGAAGCGCTAGTTCTCAGTGGTAACAAGTTGAACGACACTTTCCCAAGATGGTTGGAAACACTTCCTAGCCTGCGGGTCTTGGTCTTGCGATCGAACAGACTTCACGGCTCCATAGGCAACCCTAGAACTGAATTTCCCTTTCCGCAGTTGCGCATTCTTGACCTTTCCTCCAATGAGCTCACCGGTCCTTTGCCCAGCACCTACTTTGTAAATCTGAAAGCAATGATATCGACTGATCAAGATGGATCCAAGTTGCGATACATGGACCAAGGTTACTACCAGGATTCCATAAATGTGATAGATGAAAGGACTTGA
- the LOC104451986 gene encoding LEAF RUST 10 DISEASE-RESISTANCE LOCUS RECEPTOR-LIKE PROTEIN KINASE-like 2.1 has translation MHALTIDNPIGITVSHAHCNSHLPPPPPSPTDAPPPAPPPLAATALLLVLLLTASSLSAGSSLTNCNRTFNCGLLVEVFYPFTGSDRPAHCGQPEFLLSCDGCYPELTADSLTYHVLALDQTRQSLTLLRTDLYNTIARLQQYANTTLNSTIFTFASDNDGLTLFCKCSNSTNVNPDNLFSCEINGTETDNYHLIGAVPTDPILNGSGCNVSVTVPILRPAVTMLTAYGSTLREALMGGFEVNYTNPYEDKCVMCGGIGGERGFDLIREAHLYLC, from the exons ATGCATGCTCTCACAATTGATAATCCCATAGGAATAACAG TTAGTCACGCCCACTGTAACTCTCAccttccaccaccaccaccttcacCCACCGATGCACCGCCACCTGCACCTCCTCCTCTGGCGGCCACCgccctcctcctcgtcctcctcctaaCGGCGTCGTCTCTCTCCGCTGGCAGCTCTCTCACCAACTGCAACCGAACCTTCAACTGTGGCCTGCTCGTAGAAGTCTTCTACCCCTTCACTGGCAGCGACCGGCCCGCCCACTGCGGCCAGCCAGAATTCCTCCTCAGCTGCGACGGCTGCTACCCTGAGCTCACTGCCGACTCCCTCACTTACCACGTCCTCGCACTCGACCAAACTCGTCAATCGCTCACTCTCTTGAGAACCGATCTTTACAACACCATCGCCCGCTTGCAGCAATACGCCAATACCACTCTcaactccaccatcttcacctTCGCTAGCGACAACGACGGGCTCACCTTGTTTTGTAAGTGTTCGAACTCGACGAACGTCAATCCCGATAATCTGTTCAGTTGCGAGATCAATGGGACCGAGACGGACAACTATCACTTGATCGGCGCTGTCCCCACTGACCCGATTCTTAACGGAAGCGGGTGTAATGTGAGCGTCACGGTCCCAATCCTGCGGCCCGCGGTGACCATGCTCACCGCATACGGGTCGACGCTCAGAGAGGCTCTGATGGGGGGTTTCGAGGTGAATTACACGAATCCGTACGAGGATAAGTGCGTGATGTGTGGTGGGATTGGCGGGGAGCGTGGGTTCGACTTGATCAGGGAAGCCCATTTGTATTTGTGCTGA
- the LOC120294474 gene encoding loganic acid O-methyltransferase-like, which translates to MTSVESFPMNDGDGVYSYLHNSCMQRRGIDVAVKMIVEAITEKLDVELLLSSSSIFRIVDSGCSVGPNTCFVVERVTESIKLKYQCQGLDLKNLEFQAFLNDQVTNDFNMLFKSLPMEKTYHVSVVPGSFHGRLSPKASLQFIHSSYALQWLLRVPPQVTERKIFHLEQGEDSHSRHATRHRGGLPRAICE; encoded by the exons atgaccaGTGTCGAGTCCTTCCCCATGAATGATGGCGACGGCGTCTACAGTTACCTTCACAATTCTTGCATGCAG AGGAGAGGCATAGATGTTGCCGTGAAAATGATTGTTGAGGCGATCACTGAGAAGCTCGATGTGGAATTGTTACTCTCATCTTCGTCAATATTCAGGATCGTGGACTCGGGATGTTCCGTTGGTCCAAACACGTGCTTTGTCGTGGAAAGAGTTACAGAATCTATCAAGCTCAAGTACCAATGTCAGGGCCTTGATTTGAAGAACCTCGAGTTCCAAGCATTCCTCAACGACCAAGTCACCAACGACTTCAACATGCTATTCAAGTCCCTTCCCATGGAAAAAACTTACCATGTTTCCGTTGTGCCAGGCTCTTTTCATGGTCGCTTATCCCCAAAGGCTTCTCTTCAATTCATCCATTCATCTTATGCCCTTCAGTGGCTATTGAGAGTGCCGCCACAAGTAACAGAAAGAAAGATCTTCCACTTGGAACAAGGGGAGGATTCACACAGCAGACACGCCACAAGACATCGTGGAGGCTTACCACGAGCAATTTGTGAATGA